From a region of the Corallococcus coralloides DSM 2259 genome:
- a CDS encoding phage late control D family protein, with protein MAEQRAAFLQLWIDGQPMTDARGRVSRLEVDERTDDTSSFHLSLDMAPTDSGDWDALADGRFALLKRITISFGLGAPDSEAPDVQEVVFDGYITAVEPYFGPSRVPDSSLEVYGLDASCLMHLEERTRSFSGLSDAGIVRQLYGEYGFALDVQETAPVRDLARAVVLQRGTDASLIRWLARRNGFEAFVERKQGPVGAGANAAPESVGHFHLPRPDGPKQPDLSLIPRSTPTVIELKARWESHRPTEIHGEHIDERTRRIRSATVAAPRFPRMGPTGRADILKARMAAVLPKRPQAKAVGLQYVDVPHDVPEVENLAWSDYREADWLAEANGTVQGLRYERILRARRPVGLVGAGKLMDGTWYVRGARHRWVWAEALARYEVDVDLARDALNGVA; from the coding sequence ATGGCGGAGCAGCGCGCGGCGTTCCTCCAGCTGTGGATCGACGGGCAGCCCATGACGGACGCCCGTGGCCGGGTGTCGCGCCTGGAGGTGGACGAGCGCACCGATGACACGTCGTCCTTCCACCTGTCCCTGGACATGGCGCCCACGGACTCGGGGGACTGGGACGCGCTGGCGGACGGGCGCTTCGCGCTGCTCAAGCGCATCACCATCAGCTTCGGCCTGGGGGCTCCGGACAGCGAGGCGCCGGACGTGCAGGAGGTGGTGTTCGACGGCTACATCACCGCGGTGGAGCCGTACTTCGGCCCCTCGCGCGTGCCGGACTCGTCGCTGGAGGTGTACGGGCTGGACGCGTCGTGCCTGATGCACCTGGAGGAGCGCACGCGCTCGTTCAGCGGGCTGTCCGACGCGGGCATCGTGCGGCAGCTGTACGGGGAATATGGCTTCGCGCTGGACGTGCAGGAGACGGCGCCCGTGCGCGACCTGGCGCGAGCGGTGGTGCTCCAGCGCGGCACGGATGCGTCGCTCATCCGGTGGCTTGCGCGGCGCAACGGCTTTGAAGCTTTCGTGGAGCGCAAGCAGGGGCCGGTGGGCGCGGGCGCCAACGCGGCGCCGGAGAGCGTGGGCCACTTCCACCTGCCCCGGCCGGATGGGCCGAAGCAGCCGGACCTGTCGCTCATTCCCCGCTCCACGCCGACCGTCATCGAGCTCAAGGCGCGCTGGGAGAGTCACCGTCCCACGGAGATTCATGGCGAGCACATCGACGAGCGCACGCGGCGGATCCGCTCCGCCACGGTGGCGGCTCCGCGCTTTCCTCGCATGGGGCCCACGGGCCGCGCGGACATCCTGAAGGCGCGCATGGCGGCGGTGCTGCCCAAGCGGCCCCAGGCGAAGGCGGTGGGGCTGCAGTACGTGGACGTGCCGCACGACGTGCCGGAGGTGGAGAACCTGGCGTGGTCGGACTACCGCGAGGCGGACTGGCTCGCGGAGGCGAACGGCACGGTGCAGGGCCTGCGCTACGAGCGCATCCTCCGCGCCCGGCGTCCGGTGGGGCTCGTGGGGGCGGGCAAGCTGATGGATGGCACCTGGTACGTGCGCGGAGCGCGGCACCGCTGGGTGTGGGCGGAGGCGCTGGCCCGCTACGAGGTGGACGTGGACCTGGCGCGCGACGCGCTCAACGGGGTGGCGTGA
- a CDS encoding GPW/gp25 family protein codes for MGRGLHFPFQLGDLGTPRTVGSSQVIRQQLEQLLFTLPGERVNRPRFGCGVQRMVFGAASPESAATAEYIIRLNVQEFMRDQVRLDAVKVSAEDATLYVDILYTLLATGEEHAELFRRDLEAPP; via the coding sequence ATGGGACGCGGCCTGCACTTCCCCTTCCAGCTGGGAGACCTGGGCACGCCGCGCACGGTGGGGTCCTCGCAGGTCATCCGGCAGCAACTGGAGCAGTTGCTCTTCACGCTGCCCGGGGAGCGGGTGAACCGGCCGCGCTTCGGGTGCGGCGTGCAGCGGATGGTGTTCGGCGCCGCGAGCCCGGAGTCCGCCGCCACGGCCGAGTACATCATCCGCCTCAACGTGCAGGAGTTCATGCGCGACCAGGTGCGCCTGGACGCGGTGAAGGTGAGCGCCGAGGACGCGACCCTCTACGTGGACATCCTCTACACGCTGCTGGCGACAGGTGAGGAACACGCGGAGCTGTTCCGCCGGGACCTGGAGGCGCCGCCGTGA